A DNA window from Methylobacterium sp. NMS14P contains the following coding sequences:
- a CDS encoding aminotransferase-like domain-containing protein yields the protein MLESWSPTIAGETGPKYLAIVRALAEDIRAGRLSPGARLPPQRALAKHLNVDLTTVTRAFNEARRTGLIDATAGRGSFVRAPRSAAAEMRRPDPSGSVDFSMNMPPQPAAARLAERLEAGLSRLAGSSGFLARMQYQDSAGNLADRAAAAHWLGRRLGTLPVQRVLVAGGAQVVLAAVLAAVMKPGDALCVPALTYPGLRTAAERRGVRLVPVAADAEGLDPDAFLERCRSDRPRALYLVPTLDNPTTATLPAIRRRQIAEIARTHGVAIIEDDAYGALPLDAPAPIASQASDITWHIATLSKCASPGLRVAYVAVPGTNEAVRLAAELRAINMMASPLTAALASHWIAEGELDAVVAAIRQENELRQAVARETLQGLDVRGHPCGHHLWLRLPDTWRRGEFGAHARQLGVSVILSDAFAVGPAPEAIRVSLGAAPDAETLRYGLSLLATLLAHPPGAISTVV from the coding sequence ATGTTGGAATCCTGGAGCCCGACAATCGCCGGCGAGACGGGGCCCAAATACCTCGCCATCGTCCGGGCACTGGCGGAGGACATCCGTGCCGGACGCCTCTCGCCGGGGGCGCGGCTGCCGCCGCAGCGCGCTCTGGCGAAGCACCTCAACGTCGATCTCACGACCGTCACGCGCGCCTTCAACGAGGCGCGCAGGACGGGATTGATCGACGCGACCGCCGGCCGGGGCAGCTTCGTCCGGGCACCCCGGTCGGCGGCCGCGGAGATGCGCCGGCCTGATCCGTCCGGCAGCGTCGACTTCAGCATGAACATGCCGCCCCAGCCGGCGGCGGCGCGGCTGGCGGAGCGCCTGGAGGCGGGTCTGTCGCGGCTCGCCGGATCGTCCGGCTTCCTCGCCCGGATGCAGTACCAGGACAGTGCCGGGAACCTGGCCGACCGTGCGGCTGCGGCCCACTGGCTCGGTCGACGGCTGGGGACACTCCCGGTGCAGCGCGTCCTCGTGGCCGGCGGTGCCCAGGTCGTTCTCGCCGCCGTGCTCGCCGCCGTCATGAAGCCGGGCGATGCCCTCTGCGTCCCGGCGCTCACCTATCCCGGGCTGCGCACGGCCGCGGAGCGCCGCGGCGTCCGCCTCGTGCCGGTGGCCGCCGACGCGGAGGGGCTCGATCCGGACGCCTTCCTCGAACGCTGCAGATCCGATCGGCCGCGGGCCCTGTACCTCGTGCCGACGCTCGACAACCCGACCACCGCGACTCTCCCGGCGATCCGGCGCCGGCAGATCGCCGAGATCGCCCGCACGCACGGCGTCGCCATCATCGAGGACGACGCGTACGGCGCGCTGCCCCTGGACGCGCCGGCTCCGATCGCGTCCCAGGCGAGCGACATCACGTGGCACATCGCGACGCTGTCCAAATGCGCGAGTCCCGGCCTGCGCGTCGCCTACGTCGCGGTCCCCGGAACGAACGAGGCGGTGCGGCTGGCGGCCGAACTGCGCGCCATCAACATGATGGCCTCGCCCCTCACGGCCGCGCTCGCCTCACACTGGATCGCCGAGGGCGAGCTCGACGCCGTCGTCGCGGCGATCCGGCAGGAGAACGAGCTCAGGCAGGCGGTCGCGCGCGAGACGCTCCAGGGTCTCGACGTCCGGGGGCATCCGTGCGGGCACCATCTGTGGCTCCGGCTCCCCGATACCTGGCGTCGCGGCGAGTTCGGCGCCCACGCGCGGCAGCTCGGCGTGTCGGTCATCCTGAGCGACGCCTTCGCGGTCGGGCCTGCCCCGGAAGCCATCCGCGTCTCCCTGGGCGCGGCGCCGGACGCCGAGACGCTCCGATACGGCCTCAGCCTGCTCGCGACGCTGCTGGCGCATCCGCCCGGCGCGATCTCGACCGTTGTCTGA
- a CDS encoding DUF983 domain-containing protein translates to MQRTTDQSLMSVGLRCRCPRCGQGRLFDGFITLRPRCEACGLDYSFADPADGPAFFIMMTMAFPVTAFGIWLELAYDPPLWVHAAVTLPLLLLACVPIIRPLKGLFIASQYINKAEEGRLAVPKASVPGPTPRD, encoded by the coding sequence ATGCAGAGGACCACCGATCAATCGCTCATGTCCGTCGGCCTGCGCTGCCGCTGCCCGCGCTGCGGACAGGGTCGCCTGTTCGACGGCTTCATCACTCTGCGGCCGCGCTGCGAGGCGTGCGGGCTCGACTACAGCTTCGCCGACCCGGCGGACGGGCCCGCCTTCTTCATCATGATGACGATGGCGTTCCCCGTCACCGCCTTCGGGATCTGGCTGGAACTCGCCTACGACCCGCCGCTCTGGGTCCACGCGGCGGTGACGCTCCCTCTGCTCCTCCTGGCCTGCGTGCCGATCATCCGGCCGCTGAAGGGGCTTTTCATCGCCAGCCAGTACATCAACAAGGCCGAGGAGGGACGCCTCGCGGTCCCGAAGGCGTCCGTCCCCGGCCCGACACCGCGGGACTGA
- a CDS encoding LysR substrate-binding domain-containing protein, with product MRPRTPPLSTLRLFEAAGRHLSFARAASELNLTPSAVSHGIVGLERALGVKLFVREPGRLALTRAGAEYLTYVSEALSLILIGTRRLPAPRSGRILAISCAPTLATRWLLPRLPGFRSRHPQIAIRIDTSHRQVGFPIDGYDFALRLSRVPTPRQRSIRLFDDWLLPVCSPAYRDAVTGRDGAVDLRRATTIHVTSATEDWQAWSDATGTAELSSADTLHVDTFAMALQAAAVGLGVALGRGALMDRELRDGTLVGVGPAVAAATSHWLVSAEGDDDRQDSDQFRTWLLAEARRFATEQKARFPTRAA from the coding sequence ATGCGGCCGCGCACGCCTCCCCTGTCCACGCTCAGGCTCTTCGAAGCGGCCGGCCGCCATCTCAGCTTCGCCCGCGCGGCGTCCGAACTGAACCTGACGCCGAGCGCCGTGAGCCACGGGATCGTCGGCCTCGAGAGGGCGCTCGGCGTCAAGCTGTTCGTCCGGGAGCCGGGCAGGCTGGCGCTGACACGCGCGGGCGCCGAGTACCTGACCTACGTGTCCGAGGCGCTGTCCCTGATCCTGATCGGGACGCGCCGCCTGCCCGCGCCGCGGTCGGGCAGGATCCTGGCCATCAGCTGCGCACCCACCCTGGCGACGCGGTGGCTGCTGCCCCGGCTACCCGGCTTCCGCAGCCGCCATCCGCAGATCGCGATCCGGATCGACACCTCCCACCGGCAGGTCGGCTTCCCGATCGACGGCTACGATTTCGCCCTCCGTCTCAGCCGGGTCCCGACCCCACGGCAGCGCAGCATCCGCCTCTTCGACGACTGGTTGCTCCCCGTCTGCAGCCCGGCCTATCGCGACGCCGTCACCGGCCGGGACGGTGCCGTCGATCTCCGGCGCGCGACGACGATCCACGTCACGTCCGCGACGGAGGACTGGCAGGCCTGGAGCGACGCGACGGGGACCGCGGAACTGTCCTCGGCCGACACCCTGCACGTCGACACGTTCGCGATGGCGCTCCAGGCCGCGGCCGTGGGCCTGGGCGTCGCCCTCGGCCGGGGCGCGCTCATGGACCGGGAACTGCGCGACGGCACCCTGGTCGGGGTCGGCCCCGCCGTCGCGGCGGCGACGTCCCACTGGCTCGTGAGCGCCGAGGGCGACGACGATCGGCAGGACTCCGACCAGTTCCGGACCTGGCTGCTGGCGGAGGCGAGGCGGTTCGCGACCGAGCAGAAGGCGCGCTTCCCGACCAGAGCCGCCTGA
- a CDS encoding MFS transporter, with product MATFGRARAARWVRLPVVPVAIAAGLVLSGAMGIRQTFGLFLGPYSLETGVPVATTALAIALHNLVWGVAQPFAGAAADRYGAAPVVALGALIYAGGLVLMARVPTAPMLLLGMGLMVGIGLSCTGFGVVLSAVGRASAPERRSAALGLASAGGSLGQVLLVPFAQSITAVAGLGAALLALAAIVVALAPLGVALDRAPRAAAPDGSSAAGDPSEAILRAWRNPGYRLLTLGFFTCGFQLAFIATHLPGYLALCHMPVGLGATALALIGLFNMAGSWGCGWLGGRYRPQHVLVWLYLIRAAAIGTFLIAPKSEAVVLAFAAVMGLTWLGTVPLTSGLVARVFGVRHLGTLFGIVFLSHQIGSFLGAWLGGVVLEISGSYGPVWLATALAGLIAALLHVPIDDRPVAPAVAEAAR from the coding sequence ATGGCAACGTTCGGGCGTGCGCGCGCAGCGCGGTGGGTCAGGTTGCCGGTGGTGCCGGTGGCGATCGCGGCCGGTCTGGTCCTGAGCGGCGCGATGGGGATCCGCCAGACCTTCGGGCTGTTCCTGGGGCCCTACTCCCTCGAGACCGGCGTCCCGGTGGCGACGACCGCCCTCGCCATCGCCCTGCACAACCTCGTCTGGGGCGTCGCGCAGCCCTTCGCGGGCGCGGCGGCGGATCGCTACGGGGCCGCGCCGGTCGTCGCCCTCGGCGCGCTAATCTACGCGGGCGGCCTCGTGCTGATGGCGCGCGTGCCGACGGCGCCGATGCTGCTGCTCGGCATGGGGCTGATGGTCGGGATCGGGCTCAGCTGCACCGGCTTCGGCGTCGTCCTGAGCGCGGTCGGTCGCGCCTCCGCCCCGGAACGACGCAGCGCGGCGCTGGGCCTCGCGAGCGCCGGCGGCTCGCTGGGCCAAGTGCTGCTCGTCCCGTTCGCGCAGTCAATCACCGCGGTCGCGGGCCTGGGCGCGGCGCTCCTCGCACTCGCGGCCATCGTCGTGGCGCTCGCGCCTCTCGGCGTCGCTCTCGATCGGGCGCCCCGCGCCGCGGCACCGGACGGCTCGTCGGCGGCCGGCGACCCGTCCGAGGCGATCCTGCGGGCGTGGCGGAACCCGGGCTACCGGCTGCTGACGCTCGGCTTCTTCACCTGCGGCTTCCAGCTCGCCTTCATCGCGACGCACCTTCCTGGATACCTCGCCCTCTGCCACATGCCGGTGGGCCTGGGCGCGACGGCGCTGGCCCTGATCGGCCTGTTCAACATGGCCGGAAGCTGGGGGTGCGGGTGGCTCGGCGGCCGGTACCGGCCGCAGCACGTCCTCGTCTGGCTCTACCTGATCCGCGCCGCCGCGATCGGCACCTTCCTCATCGCGCCGAAATCCGAAGCCGTGGTCCTGGCCTTCGCGGCCGTCATGGGCCTGACCTGGCTGGGTACGGTTCCGCTGACGAGCGGCCTCGTCGCGCGGGTCTTCGGGGTCCGCCACCTCGGGACCCTGTTCGGGATCGTCTTCCTGAGCCACCAGATCGGATCGTTCCTCGGGGCGTGGCTAGGGGGCGTGGTGCTGGAAATCTCCGGATCCTACGGTCCGGTCTGGCTCGCCACGGCCCTCGCGGGCCTGATCGCCGCGCTCCTGCACGTCCCGATCGACGATCGTCCGGTCGCTCCGGCCGTCGCGGAGGCGGCCCGATGA
- a CDS encoding alpha/beta hydrolase family protein has translation MTTVRDAPAMTEGVGPRAVAIACRDGYRLHGHLWCPGASGSPGRGTIIVNPATGVRARYYHAYARFLAERGFVVLTYDYRGIGESRPARLRGSGIRWRDWGELDFDAAVRWVRAREAGPLMVVGHSIGGFLPGFAEAAGAVDRILTVGAQYAYRHDYRARDRLGMIAKWHLLMPCLTAVVGYFPGRRLGWIEDLPAGMAYEWASRGRRMEASYPAAERPALLARFAAVRAPILAVGTPDDPFGTPTAIHRGLGYYVSSPRIQVQLASPVIGAAAIGHFGLFRARASGTFWTDTLRWLCDGQNPWPEAAIDPGA, from the coding sequence ATGACGACCGTCCGCGACGCGCCGGCGATGACCGAAGGTGTCGGCCCGCGAGCCGTGGCGATCGCCTGCCGGGACGGCTACCGACTCCACGGTCACCTCTGGTGCCCGGGCGCGAGCGGGTCGCCGGGCCGGGGCACGATCATCGTCAACCCGGCGACCGGCGTCCGCGCGCGCTACTACCACGCCTACGCGCGGTTCCTGGCCGAGCGCGGCTTCGTCGTGCTCACCTACGATTACCGCGGCATCGGCGAATCGCGGCCCGCGCGCCTGAGGGGATCCGGCATCCGCTGGCGGGACTGGGGCGAGCTCGACTTCGACGCCGCCGTCCGGTGGGTCCGAGCGCGCGAGGCCGGTCCGCTGATGGTCGTCGGCCACAGCATCGGGGGCTTTCTCCCAGGCTTCGCCGAGGCGGCCGGCGCGGTGGACCGCATCCTCACCGTCGGCGCGCAATACGCCTATCGCCACGATTATCGCGCCCGCGACAGGCTGGGCATGATCGCGAAGTGGCATCTGCTGATGCCGTGCTTGACCGCCGTCGTGGGCTATTTTCCCGGCCGTCGGCTCGGATGGATCGAGGATCTCCCGGCCGGCATGGCCTACGAGTGGGCGTCGCGGGGACGGCGCATGGAGGCGAGCTACCCGGCCGCCGAGCGCCCGGCGCTCCTCGCCCGCTTCGCCGCCGTGCGCGCCCCGATCCTGGCAGTCGGCACCCCGGACGACCCGTTCGGAACGCCGACCGCGATCCACCGGGGCCTCGGCTACTACGTGTCGAGCCCGCGCATCCAGGTGCAGCTGGCGTCGCCCGTGATCGGCGCGGCGGCGATCGGCCATTTCGGCCTGTTCCGCGCGCGCGCGAGCGGCACGTTCTGGACCGACACGCTGCGCTGGTTATGCGACGGGCAGAACCCCTGGCCGGAGGCCGCGATCGATCCGGGCGCCTGA
- a CDS encoding MucR family transcriptional regulator yields MLPEVGADAGENSDSSLRNSIKIVCAYVTHNPVSPVQLCEILASTYEMLRQIGAGPARAVATPDAATAREIRASIQAEGLISFIDGRSYKTLKRHLTAYGLTPEEFRAKYGLPRDYPMVAPGYAAKRSEIARSLQLRHRAG; encoded by the coding sequence ATGCTACCTGAGGTTGGTGCCGACGCGGGAGAAAATTCTGACTCGTCATTGAGAAATTCAATCAAGATCGTCTGTGCCTACGTGACCCACAATCCGGTCTCCCCCGTCCAACTCTGTGAGATTTTAGCCAGTACGTACGAGATGCTTAGACAGATCGGCGCGGGACCGGCGCGCGCGGTCGCGACGCCCGACGCCGCCACCGCGCGGGAGATCCGCGCGTCGATCCAGGCCGAAGGCCTGATCAGCTTCATCGACGGCAGGTCCTACAAGACGCTCAAGCGTCACCTGACGGCTTACGGGCTGACACCGGAGGAATTTCGCGCCAAGTACGGGCTGCCGCGAGACTATCCGATGGTGGCTCCGGGTTACGCCGCCAAGCGCTCGGAGATCGCGCGATCGCTGCAGCTGCGTCACAGGGCGGGATAG
- a CDS encoding GntR family transcriptional regulator — MRAVDEGDRVGAICQALRRAIVERALAPGDRLPEDALGERFGVSRTIARQALLRLAGEGLVDLRRNRIAVVATPSWEEARDTFDVRLGLERLVVRRLAGQLSPEQRQGLLDQIAREEAARGGPEALSIRLATEFHLMLAEMTGSAVLTRYVAELGYRCALILSLYSRPHSSDCAVSEHRDIVAALVAGDAERAAALMDHHLDAVADRARIVPPAPRERDLARLLAPYVAGGGA, encoded by the coding sequence ATGAGGGCGGTGGACGAGGGCGATCGCGTCGGGGCCATCTGCCAGGCCCTGCGACGGGCCATCGTGGAACGGGCGCTCGCCCCCGGCGACCGCCTGCCGGAGGACGCCCTCGGCGAGCGGTTCGGGGTGAGCCGCACCATTGCCCGGCAGGCCCTGCTGCGGCTGGCCGGGGAAGGCCTGGTCGACCTGCGCCGCAACCGCATCGCCGTCGTGGCGACGCCGAGCTGGGAGGAGGCGCGCGACACCTTCGACGTGCGTCTCGGCCTGGAGCGGCTGGTGGTGCGCCGCCTCGCCGGGCAGCTCAGCCCGGAGCAGCGCCAGGGCCTGCTGGACCAGATCGCCCGCGAGGAGGCCGCCCGGGGCGGACCCGAGGCGCTGTCGATCCGGCTCGCCACCGAATTCCACCTGATGCTCGCCGAGATGACCGGCAGCGCGGTGCTGACCCGCTACGTCGCGGAACTCGGCTATCGCTGCGCCCTGATCCTGTCTCTCTACAGCCGCCCGCATTCCTCGGACTGCGCCGTGAGCGAGCACCGCGACATCGTCGCCGCCCTGGTCGCGGGCGACGCCGAGCGCGCCGCCGCGCTCATGGACCACCATCTCGACGCGGTGGCGGACCGGGCACGCATCGTCCCGCCGGCCCCGCGCGAGCGCGATCTCGCGCGCCTGCTGGCGCCCTACGTCGCGGGCGGCGGGGCCTGA
- a CDS encoding nuclear transport factor 2 family protein, translating into MTDVTQSAATARDAANVTAYLEASMVPDPETAARYMAPGTRIVFTGARVFNHPSEVTAFNAGRYAWVKKRMERLDVVPGDGVTTVYSLGTLYGAWPDGTPFEGNRYVDRFTVRDGLIVGMEVWNDSAERLLTKHGLTA; encoded by the coding sequence ATGACCGACGTGACCCAAAGCGCGGCGACCGCGCGCGACGCCGCCAACGTGACCGCCTATCTCGAGGCCTCGATGGTGCCCGATCCCGAGACGGCCGCGCGCTACATGGCGCCGGGCACGCGGATCGTGTTCACCGGCGCCCGGGTGTTCAACCATCCGTCCGAGGTCACGGCCTTCAACGCCGGCCGCTACGCCTGGGTGAAGAAGCGGATGGAGCGGCTGGACGTGGTGCCGGGCGACGGCGTCACCACGGTCTACAGCCTCGGCACCCTGTACGGCGCGTGGCCGGACGGCACCCCGTTCGAGGGCAACCGCTACGTCGACCGTTTCACCGTGCGCGACGGGCTGATCGTCGGCATGGAGGTCTGGAACGACAGCGCCGAGCGCCTCCTGACCAAGCACGGCCTCACGGCTTGA
- a CDS encoding ABC transporter substrate-binding protein: MASFLPPTLRRIAVTTSALLALAVSTAQAADTVKIGLVTALSGQSAKSGEAISRGMSLAIDEINAKGGVLGRPLELVARDDEANPSKGVLATRELIQRVGVVAVVGGLDTPVSMAIVPIANQMKVPFIGPWAAGTGITRNGAADNYAFRVSAVDALVDEALVAYAVKTYGAKKPGMILVNNAWGESNQKGLKDALQAANLPAAGIEKYEANDVDMVPQLSRLKEAGADALFLVGNVGPSAQVVKSLDRMGWSVPVVSHWGPAGGRFDELAGPSAGKVHFIQTFTFAGNASPKAGTVLDALKAKYPAIKSMADVTPAVGIANAYDATHLLALAIQAAGSTEGPKVRDGFYKIGTYPGLIKTYDKPFAPGRHDALGPNDYVFTRFKDGEIVAVTN, translated from the coding sequence ATGGCCTCCTTCCTGCCCCCGACCCTGCGCCGCATCGCGGTGACGACGAGCGCCCTGCTCGCCCTCGCCGTCTCGACCGCGCAGGCGGCCGACACCGTCAAGATCGGCCTCGTAACGGCCCTGAGCGGCCAGTCCGCCAAGTCCGGCGAGGCGATCTCCCGCGGGATGAGTCTCGCCATCGACGAGATCAACGCCAAGGGCGGCGTCCTGGGGCGCCCCCTCGAGCTCGTGGCCCGCGACGACGAGGCCAACCCGTCCAAGGGCGTGCTGGCGACCCGCGAGCTGATCCAGCGGGTCGGCGTCGTCGCGGTGGTCGGCGGCCTCGACACGCCGGTCTCGATGGCGATCGTGCCGATCGCCAACCAGATGAAGGTGCCGTTCATCGGCCCCTGGGCGGCCGGCACCGGCATCACCCGCAACGGCGCCGCCGACAACTACGCCTTCCGCGTCTCCGCGGTCGACGCCCTCGTCGACGAGGCGCTGGTCGCCTACGCGGTGAAGACCTACGGGGCGAAGAAGCCCGGGATGATCCTCGTCAACAACGCCTGGGGCGAGTCGAACCAGAAGGGCCTCAAGGACGCCCTGCAGGCGGCCAACCTCCCGGCGGCCGGCATCGAGAAGTACGAGGCCAACGACGTCGACATGGTGCCCCAGCTGTCGCGGCTGAAGGAGGCCGGGGCCGACGCGCTGTTCCTCGTCGGCAATGTCGGACCCTCGGCCCAGGTGGTGAAGTCGCTGGACCGGATGGGCTGGTCGGTGCCGGTCGTCTCGCACTGGGGCCCGGCGGGCGGGCGCTTCGACGAGCTCGCCGGCCCGAGCGCCGGCAAGGTCCACTTCATCCAGACCTTCACCTTCGCGGGCAACGCGTCGCCGAAGGCGGGCACGGTGCTCGACGCGCTCAAGGCCAAGTACCCGGCGATCAAGTCGATGGCCGACGTCACGCCCGCGGTCGGCATCGCCAACGCCTACGACGCGACGCACCTGCTGGCGCTCGCCATCCAGGCCGCGGGCTCCACCGAGGGGCCGAAGGTCCGCGACGGCTTCTACAAGATCGGCACCTATCCGGGCCTGATCAAAACCTACGACAAGCCCTTCGCGCCCGGCCGGCACGACGCGCTCGGCCCGAACGACTACGTGTTCACCCGCTTCAAGGACGGTGAGATCGTCGCGGTGACCAACTGA
- a CDS encoding branched-chain amino acid ABC transporter permease: MLTSILVSGLGLGSMYGLVALGFHVTYAVSGTVNFAQGSVVTLGAVLAYALGVTLGWPMPAAIVLALAGCALFGLVVERALVRPFVARGSDAWLLATVAGGIVLDNTVLFTFGKEPRSLPSPLATKPVEILGTGIYPLQLVIPVVGIALAFAIRTVFRRTDLGRVLLAVAQNADAARLMGIDVRRTVACAFALSAVLAGIAGLLIAPLFSVSAELGTLFGIKAFAVAILGGIGSATGVILAGLLYGLVEAGVTATLGSTYTQLVVFSVIILALTLRPDGLLGRAAVNKV, encoded by the coding sequence ATGCTGACCTCCATCCTCGTCAGCGGCCTCGGCCTCGGCAGCATGTACGGGCTCGTGGCCCTGGGCTTCCACGTGACCTACGCGGTGTCGGGGACCGTGAACTTCGCGCAGGGCAGCGTCGTCACCCTGGGGGCGGTCCTGGCCTACGCGCTCGGCGTCACCCTCGGCTGGCCGATGCCGGCCGCGATCGTCCTGGCGCTCGCCGGCTGCGCCCTGTTCGGCCTCGTGGTCGAGCGGGCGCTGGTCCGCCCGTTCGTGGCGCGCGGCTCGGACGCGTGGCTCCTGGCGACGGTGGCGGGCGGCATCGTCCTCGACAACACCGTGCTGTTCACCTTCGGCAAGGAGCCGCGAAGCCTGCCCTCCCCGCTGGCGACGAAGCCGGTGGAGATCCTCGGGACCGGCATCTACCCGCTGCAGCTCGTGATCCCGGTGGTCGGGATCGCGCTCGCCTTCGCGATCCGCACGGTGTTCCGCCGGACCGATCTCGGCCGCGTCCTGCTCGCCGTGGCGCAGAACGCCGACGCCGCCCGCCTGATGGGGATCGACGTGCGCCGCACCGTGGCCTGCGCCTTCGCGCTCTCGGCGGTGCTGGCCGGCATCGCGGGGCTCCTGATCGCGCCGCTGTTCTCGGTCTCGGCCGAGCTCGGCACACTGTTCGGCATCAAGGCCTTCGCGGTCGCGATCCTCGGCGGCATCGGCTCCGCCACCGGGGTGATCCTGGCGGGGCTGCTCTACGGCCTCGTCGAGGCCGGCGTCACCGCGACCCTCGGCTCGACCTACACGCAGCTCGTGGTGTTCTCGGTGATCATCCTGGCCCTCACCCTGCGCCCCGACGGCCTGCTCGGCCGCGCCGCGGTCAACAAGGTCTGA